A genomic region of Pseudoalteromonas piscicida contains the following coding sequences:
- a CDS encoding biliverdin-producing heme oxygenase has protein sequence MTAASALTSRALKLKASTADLHDRIDNSIMAKDPFASIERYLQFLTLQYLFLKDVAALYEHRELSMHIDDLKSRRRLGLLEQDFADLQHTLPVPSLSPFITTSTEFATALGALYVVEGSKVGAAMLGRQVQARLPVTGEYGARYLAGPGSGRGSAWRHLIQFIDTVELTSAQEDALITGARQAFMRFQQYQAEVYAKYYWYKLNVE, from the coding sequence ATGACCGCAGCCAGCGCACTTACTAGCCGTGCATTGAAATTAAAAGCAAGTACTGCTGATCTTCACGACCGCATAGATAACAGCATTATGGCAAAAGACCCGTTTGCCAGCATTGAGCGTTATCTCCAGTTTTTAACCCTTCAATACCTGTTTCTTAAAGATGTCGCTGCATTATATGAGCACCGTGAACTCTCTATGCATATTGACGATCTCAAATCGCGCCGACGGCTTGGGTTGTTGGAGCAGGACTTTGCTGACTTACAGCACACATTACCTGTGCCGTCTTTGTCGCCGTTTATCACAACTTCAACTGAGTTTGCCACTGCTTTGGGAGCGCTTTATGTCGTTGAAGGCTCTAAGGTCGGGGCCGCGATGCTTGGACGTCAAGTGCAGGCGCGTTTGCCCGTCACAGGTGAGTATGGCGCGCGTTACTTAGCAGGCCCAGGTTCCGGGCGTGGCAGTGCGTGGCGTCACTTAATTCAATTTATCGATACGGTTGAGTTAACCAGTGCACAAGAAGATGCATTGATCACCGGCGCTCGTCAGGCCTTTATGCGTTTTCAGCAGTATCAAGCAGAGGTCTATGCTAAATACTATTGGTATAAGTTGAACGTAGAATAG
- a CDS encoding RidA family protein: MNKAIISTDKAPAAIGTYNQAVKVGTAVYLSGQIPLVPETMEFISEDFAEQTHQVFKNLIAVCEEAGGELQDMVKVNIFLTDLSNFATVNEIMAQYFRKPYPARAAIGVKELPKGAQVEIDGIMELPSTN; this comes from the coding sequence ATGAACAAAGCTATTATTTCAACAGATAAAGCGCCAGCAGCAATCGGCACGTATAACCAAGCGGTAAAAGTTGGTACTGCGGTCTATTTATCTGGCCAAATTCCATTGGTACCAGAGACAATGGAATTTATTTCTGAAGATTTTGCAGAGCAAACGCACCAAGTGTTCAAAAACCTTATCGCAGTATGTGAAGAGGCTGGTGGCGAGTTACAAGATATGGTTAAGGTTAATATCTTCCTAACTGATTTGAGTAACTTTGCGACGGTCAACGAGATCATGGCTCAGTATTTTAGAAAGCCATATCCAGCTCGTGCTGCAATTGGTGTAAAAGAACTACCAAAAGGCGCACAAGTTGAGATTGATGGCATTATGGAGTTACCTTCAACTAACTAA
- the spoT gene encoding bifunctional GTP diphosphokinase/guanosine-3',5'-bis pyrophosphate 3'-pyrophosphohydrolase, whose protein sequence is MYLFEGLKKKISEYLSPEDVDLVQKAYVVAREAHEGQTRSSGEPYITHPVEVTQILASMRLDHETLMAALMHDVIEDTDFSQDDLAEIFGDTVAELVEGVSKLDKLSFKDKKEFQAENYRKMIMAMTQDIRVILIKLADRTHNMRTLGALRPDKRRRIARETLEIYAPIANRLGIHDIKNELEDLGFQALYPMRYRALRSEVAKARGNRKEVISNIQSEIESRLEEAGIQGSVKGREKHLYSIYRKMLNKELMFNEVMDIYAFRINVDNLDTCYRVLGVAHNLYKPIETRFKDYIAVPKTNGYQSLHTSLVGPHGIPVEIQIRTHDMDHMADKGVAAHWMYKKSGDNAGHTAQQRARQWMQSLLELQQSAGSSFEFVENVKTELFPEEIYVFTPDGRIVELPMGATAVDFAYAVHTDVGNTCVGARVNRKPYPLSKALDTGQTIEVITSSGAHPNATWLNFVVTGKARLGIRNYLKSQQEEEAIQLGRRLLDSALGEYKLDDIAQEQIDNVLEEHNLNTLLELLVEIGCGNIMSVLIAKSLLQDDNAVEDIAKRAKAAIIGTEGMLVTYAKCCRPVPGDAITAYMSQGKGLMVHRQECKNIKGWRNERSKYFVVKWEDNPEKEYIAALRVEIINHQGALAKLTNVVATTQANIVEIATDEKESNLYVIDLGITVKNRIHVADIMRRIRVMPDVQRVYRKK, encoded by the coding sequence ATGTATCTGTTTGAAGGCCTCAAAAAGAAAATCTCAGAATATTTGTCACCAGAAGACGTCGATTTGGTGCAAAAAGCCTATGTCGTGGCCCGTGAGGCACACGAGGGACAGACGCGCTCTAGCGGTGAGCCCTATATCACTCACCCAGTAGAAGTAACCCAGATCCTTGCGAGCATGAGGCTTGATCATGAAACACTCATGGCTGCGCTTATGCACGATGTTATTGAAGACACTGACTTTAGCCAAGACGACTTAGCGGAGATCTTTGGTGATACGGTCGCTGAGTTGGTGGAAGGGGTGTCAAAGCTCGATAAACTGAGCTTCAAAGATAAAAAAGAGTTCCAAGCCGAAAACTATCGTAAGATGATCATGGCGATGACGCAGGATATTCGTGTCATCCTTATTAAGCTTGCAGACAGAACGCACAATATGCGAACGCTAGGCGCTTTGCGTCCAGACAAGCGCCGTCGAATTGCCCGCGAAACATTAGAGATTTATGCGCCAATTGCAAACCGTCTTGGTATTCATGATATTAAAAATGAGTTAGAAGATCTCGGGTTTCAGGCGTTATATCCAATGCGCTATCGTGCGTTACGTTCAGAAGTCGCCAAAGCACGTGGTAATCGTAAAGAAGTGATCAGCAATATTCAGTCTGAAATTGAATCTAGACTGGAAGAAGCGGGTATTCAAGGCTCAGTAAAAGGCCGTGAAAAGCACTTATACAGTATTTACCGCAAGATGCTGAATAAAGAGTTAATGTTTAACGAGGTGATGGACATTTACGCCTTTAGGATCAATGTCGACAATCTGGATACTTGCTATCGTGTGCTAGGCGTTGCGCATAATTTATATAAGCCAATCGAAACTCGCTTTAAAGACTATATTGCTGTGCCGAAAACTAACGGTTACCAGTCGCTGCATACGTCACTGGTTGGCCCGCATGGCATTCCGGTAGAAATCCAAATTCGCACTCATGATATGGATCATATGGCGGATAAAGGGGTAGCAGCGCACTGGATGTATAAAAAGTCAGGTGATAATGCCGGTCACACCGCGCAGCAGCGTGCTCGTCAGTGGATGCAGAGCTTGCTTGAACTACAGCAAAGTGCAGGCTCGTCTTTTGAATTTGTTGAAAACGTTAAAACCGAATTATTCCCAGAAGAGATTTACGTCTTTACGCCAGATGGCCGCATTGTAGAGTTACCGATGGGCGCAACGGCGGTAGACTTTGCCTATGCCGTGCATACCGATGTGGGTAATACTTGTGTAGGTGCTCGTGTAAACCGTAAGCCTTATCCTTTGAGTAAAGCGCTCGATACCGGTCAAACGATCGAAGTTATTACCAGCTCAGGTGCACACCCTAATGCGACTTGGCTGAACTTTGTGGTAACAGGTAAAGCACGTCTTGGGATCCGTAATTACCTTAAGAGCCAACAAGAAGAAGAAGCGATCCAACTAGGCCGTCGTCTGCTCGACTCGGCACTGGGTGAGTATAAGCTAGACGATATTGCCCAAGAGCAAATCGACAACGTACTTGAAGAGCATAATCTCAATACCTTGTTGGAGCTGCTGGTTGAGATTGGCTGTGGCAATATCATGAGCGTATTGATAGCGAAGAGTTTACTGCAAGATGATAATGCGGTAGAAGATATTGCTAAACGTGCAAAAGCCGCGATAATCGGAACAGAAGGCATGTTGGTAACCTATGCTAAATGTTGTCGTCCTGTGCCGGGTGACGCTATCACAGCATATATGAGCCAAGGCAAAGGCCTAATGGTTCACCGCCAAGAGTGTAAAAATATTAAGGGGTGGCGCAACGAGCGTTCGAAGTACTTCGTCGTGAAGTGGGAAGACAACCCAGAGAAAGAATATATAGCGGCGCTGCGTGTGGAAATTATTAACCACCAAGGTGCGTTGGCTAAATTAACCAATGTGGTTGCGACGACCCAAGCTAATATTGTCGAAATCGCAACGGACGAAAAAGAAAGTAATTTATACGTGATTGATTTAGGTATTACCGTGAAAAACCGAATTCATGTCGCTGATATTATGCGCCGAATTCGAGTGATGCCAGATGTACAACGCGTGTATCGTAAAAAATAA
- the rpoZ gene encoding DNA-directed RNA polymerase subunit omega, with protein MARVTVEDAVDKIGNRFDLILVAARRARQISVGGKDPMVDAENDKPTVIALREIEQGFVTTDSLDIIDREEQQHQEAAELAAVAAIVGGNR; from the coding sequence ATGGCTCGCGTAACTGTAGAAGATGCAGTAGATAAAATTGGTAACCGCTTTGACTTGATTTTAGTAGCAGCGCGTCGCGCTCGCCAAATTTCTGTAGGCGGTAAAGATCCTATGGTTGATGCTGAAAACGACAAGCCAACCGTAATCGCGCTACGTGAAATTGAGCAAGGTTTTGTAACCACTGACTCGCTTGATATTATCGACCGTGAAGAGCAGCAACACCAAGAAGCTGCAGAGCTTGCTGCAGTAGCTGCAATCGTTGGTGGCAATCGCTAA
- the gmk gene encoding guanylate kinase, whose protein sequence is MTSPTRGNLFILSAPSGAGKSSLIKALLEKHDDIKVSVSHTTRAPRPGEENGVHYHFVSVDEFKQLIDKGDLFEWAQVFENYYGTSKQAIEDQLAAGIDVFLDIDWQGARQVRELMPEVKTIFILPPSTAELEKRLNGRGQDSQEVIAGRMAEAKSESSHYNEFDYILVNDDFEQTRGELEHIVIAARLEQQAQSIRHQALIADLLK, encoded by the coding sequence ATGACATCACCTACACGCGGTAATCTGTTTATCCTTTCTGCGCCTTCTGGTGCGGGTAAATCAAGTTTAATCAAAGCGTTACTGGAAAAGCACGACGATATTAAAGTGTCGGTGTCTCACACTACGCGCGCTCCTCGTCCAGGCGAAGAAAACGGCGTACATTACCATTTTGTCTCGGTTGATGAATTTAAGCAGCTGATCGATAAAGGCGATTTATTTGAGTGGGCGCAAGTATTCGAAAATTACTACGGCACTTCAAAACAAGCGATAGAAGATCAGCTTGCCGCCGGTATTGATGTGTTTTTAGATATCGATTGGCAGGGTGCGCGTCAGGTGCGTGAGTTGATGCCTGAAGTAAAGACTATCTTTATTTTACCTCCTTCAACTGCGGAGCTAGAAAAGCGCTTAAATGGTCGTGGTCAAGACTCTCAAGAAGTAATTGCAGGTCGCATGGCTGAAGCGAAATCAGAAAGCTCACACTATAACGAGTTTGACTATATTCTTGTCAATGATGACTTTGAGCAAACACGCGGTGAACTTGAACATATTGTTATTGCCGCAAGACTTGAGCAACAAGCACAGTCTATCCGTCATCAAGCGCTTATCGCTGACTTGCTAAAATAA
- the asnA gene encoding aspartate--ammonia ligase, whose translation MLSKYQETQKQIARVKQVFSAQLTEQLGLVEVQAPILARLGDGIQDNLSGHEQAVQVKVKTLPDAQFEVVHSLAKWKRKTLGDYGFAKGEGLYTHMKALRPDEDKLSPIHSVYVDQWDWEKVICENSERSLAKLKETVETLYRSIKATEKVVEDEFGIAAFLPEKITFVHSEELRTMYPDFTAKQREKAIAQEYGAVFLIGIGGELGDGKIHDVRAPDYDDWSTPTCDKYQGLNGDILVWNPVLEDAFEISSMGIRVCPDSLARQLKLTDDEARLSLDWHQQLVAGELPQTIGGGIGQSRLVMLLLQKQHIGQVQVGVWPEEVRSSVADLL comes from the coding sequence ATGTTGAGCAAGTATCAAGAGACACAAAAACAGATAGCACGAGTAAAACAAGTATTTTCAGCACAGCTAACCGAGCAATTGGGTTTAGTTGAAGTACAAGCGCCTATTTTGGCGCGTTTGGGCGATGGTATTCAAGACAACCTAAGTGGCCACGAGCAGGCGGTGCAGGTAAAAGTGAAAACGCTACCGGATGCGCAGTTTGAGGTAGTGCATTCACTTGCTAAGTGGAAACGTAAAACACTAGGCGATTATGGTTTTGCTAAAGGCGAAGGCCTCTATACGCATATGAAAGCACTACGCCCTGACGAAGATAAGCTATCGCCAATCCATTCTGTCTATGTGGATCAGTGGGACTGGGAAAAGGTGATTTGCGAAAACAGTGAGCGTTCGCTGGCAAAATTAAAAGAAACGGTAGAAACTCTTTATCGCTCAATTAAAGCAACGGAAAAAGTGGTTGAGGATGAGTTTGGCATTGCGGCATTCCTCCCTGAGAAAATTACCTTTGTGCACAGTGAAGAATTACGCACTATGTATCCAGATTTCACAGCCAAGCAACGTGAAAAAGCGATTGCTCAAGAATATGGCGCGGTATTTTTAATTGGTATTGGTGGTGAGCTTGGTGACGGTAAGATTCATGACGTTCGCGCGCCGGATTATGACGATTGGTCTACGCCAACGTGCGACAAATACCAAGGGCTTAATGGTGATATTTTGGTGTGGAACCCAGTGCTAGAAGACGCATTTGAAATCTCGTCAATGGGCATTCGTGTTTGTCCTGATTCGCTTGCAAGACAGCTTAAATTAACCGATGACGAAGCACGCTTGAGCTTAGATTGGCACCAACAGTTAGTTGCGGGTGAATTACCACAAACCATTGGGGGTGGTATTGGCCAATCGCGTTTAGTGATGTTGTTGTTGCAAAAGCAGCACATTGGCCAAGTGCAAGTGGGTGTATGGCCTGAAGAAGTACGTAGCAGCGTAGCTGATTTGCTTTAA
- the asnC gene encoding transcriptional regulator AsnC, producing MENYEIDNLDRSILHALKENARTPYAELAKRFAVSAGTIHVRVEKMKQAGIIEGTQVSINAKRLGYDVCCFIGINLKHAGDYPGAIARLKEFEEVVEAYYTTGNYSIFIKVMARSIDHLQDVLINKVQTIESIQSTETLISLQNPIQRTVMP from the coding sequence ATGGAAAATTATGAGATCGACAATCTGGATAGATCCATCCTTCACGCTTTAAAAGAAAATGCACGAACACCCTACGCGGAATTAGCAAAAAGATTTGCTGTTAGCGCCGGTACCATCCATGTTCGGGTCGAAAAAATGAAGCAAGCAGGGATCATTGAGGGGACTCAAGTTAGCATTAATGCCAAACGACTTGGTTATGATGTCTGCTGTTTTATCGGAATAAACCTAAAACACGCCGGCGACTACCCGGGAGCCATTGCACGTTTAAAAGAATTTGAAGAAGTTGTTGAGGCCTACTACACCACGGGCAATTACAGCATCTTTATCAAAGTGATGGCGCGCTCCATCGACCACCTTCAAGATGTGCTAATCAATAAAGTGCAAACTATTGAGTCTATCCAGTCAACCGAAACACTAATCTCGCTGCAAAACCCAATTCAGCGCACCGTTATGCCCTAG